In a genomic window of Tachysurus vachellii isolate PV-2020 chromosome 13, HZAU_Pvac_v1, whole genome shotgun sequence:
- the nudt7 gene encoding peroxisomal coenzyme A diphosphatase NUDT7 — translation MGVKAEVISSLMKHDIGDDFSYLSRFPKASVLIPLFLRQGEVHVLLTVRSTELKHNPGEVCFPGGKADPHDRDETDTALREALEEISLPPDGVEVVCKLCPLFNQRGLLVTPVVAFISDSFQARPNPDEVSEVFSVPVEFFMKETNHSAYLLPDTASYVHSFIYTDPVTGKIHQIWGLTASLLILLAVLTFERKPEFEVGFDLENPFANFRQNLQHRLSKL, via the exons ATGGGCGTGAAAGCTGAGGTTATATCGTCTTTAATGAAACACGACATTGGAGACGATTTTTCGTATTTATCCCGCTTTCCGAAGGCGTCAGTACTGATTCCTCTGTTCCTGAGACAGGGTGAAGTGCATGTGCTCCTGACTGTGCGGTCTACTGAA CTCAAACACAACCCTGGAGAGGTGTGTTTTCCCGGAGGGAAAGCCGATCCACACGATCGGGATGAAACTGACACAGCGCTGAGGGAGGCATTGGAGGAGATCAGCCTTCCTCCTGATGGAGTAGAAGTGGTTTGCAAACTCTGTCCTCTGTTCAATCAG AGAGGCCTTCTGGTGACTCCAGTGGTGGCTTTCATCAGTGACTCCTTCCAAGCAAGACCAAACCCTGATGAAGTGAGCGAGGTGTTCTCTGTGCCTGTGGAGTTCTTTATGAAGGAGACTAATCACTCAGCTTACCTTCTACCAGACACAGCAAGCTATGTACACAGTTTCATTTACACTGACCCTGTCACAGGCAAGATCCACCAGATCTGGGGACTAACAGCCTCTTTGCTTATCCTCCTGGCTGTTCTTACTTTTGAAAGGAAGCCAGAGTTTGAAGTGGGCTTTGATTTGGAGAATCCATTTGCAAACTTTCGGCAAAATCTTCAACACAGGTTAAGCAAGTTATAA
- the LOC132855969 gene encoding transmembrane emp24 domain-containing protein 6-like: MSGKDISVILLLLILGWNCVHAIKDQKPELSDQELFWGADQYDFAIVLPAGDIECFWHFAHQGEHFYLNFMVQWATGMGVDRHLSVTVNAPSGLIVGSLDDATGEIAFGAKETGFYQMCFSNFHNRFGSMQIFMNFGVYYQDSKKDDDRKQLNNTLDTIDVSSNRLQSSVFHIWRYYSIERMRRATDYYLLQSNSNYVSNWSAALSLVILLAGYFQLFFLKRLFNTKQTTETEKPRC, encoded by the exons ATGTCAGGGAAGGATATTAGTGTTATCCTCTTGTTACTAATCTTAGGATGGAACTGTGTACATGCGATAAAAGACCAGAAGCCTGAATTGAGTGACCAGGAGCTGTTCTGGGGAGCAGACCAGTATGACTTCGCCATCGTGCTGCCTGCTGGAGATATTGAGTGCTTCTGGCATTTTGCACACCAAGGCGAACACTTTTATCTCAACTTTATG gtgcagtGGGCAACAGGGATGGGTGTTGACAGACACCTGTCAGTCACTGTAAATGCTCCAAGTGGCCTTATTGTGGGTTCATTAGACGATGCCACAGGGGAGATTGCCTTCGGTGCTAAAGAGACTG GATTTTATCAGATGTGCTTTAGCAATTTCCACAACCGGTTTGGCAGCATGCAGATCTTCATGAACTTTGGTGTGTACTACCAGGATTCCAAGAAAGATGACGATAGGAAACAGTTGAATAACACACTCGATACCATTGAT GTCAGCTCCAACCGGCTGCAGTCTTCTGTGTTCCACATATGGCGTTACTATAGCATTGAACGCATGAGAAGAGCAACTGATTACTACCTGCTCCAATCCAACTCGAACTACGTCAGCAATTGGTCGGCAGCTCTCAGCCTCGTCATCCTTTTGGCGGGATACTTCCAGCTCTTCTTCCTGAAAAGGCTTTTTAACACCAAGCAGACCACAGAGACGGAAAAACCCCGCTGTTGA
- the LOC132855872 gene encoding transmembrane emp24 domain-containing protein 6-like translates to MCVCVCVVRVCDMYCMLCAVVLLIFPVLGQRGESVLDPSNGGREFFQAADHHDFALLLSGTESQCYWHFARQNGRFYLTYMVQWVSGMTAGRHPAVSVFSPNGVLLSYTDNTMGQINFQAKETGFYQMCFANYHNHFGDMRVFLNFGVFYEEEAETQKENEIDEEVLNSTLSNIKDISNKIRLRIQHMWRFYNVARMRRGADYFLLQSKSYYVNVWSVLQSLIIIMAGYLQLFFLKRFFRTEESQHRC, encoded by the exons atgtgtgtgtgtgtgtgtgtggtaagagTCTGCGACATGTACTGCATGCTTTGTGCTGTAGTCCTCCTCATCTTTCCAGTTTTGGGACAGAGGGGTGAAAGTGTTTTAGATCCTTCAAACGGAGGTCGTGAGTTTTTTCAGGCAGCAGATCACCATGACTTTGCTCTTCTGCTGTCTGGCACAGAGTCACAGTGCTATTGGCACTTTGCTCGTCAGAACGGACGCTTTTACCTAACTTACATG GTTCAGTGGGTGTCTGGGATGACTGCAGGCAGACACCCGGCggtctctgttttctctcctaATGGTGTCCTCCTTTCCTACACTGATAACACTATGGGCCAGATCAACTTTCAAGCAAAGGAGACCG GTTTTTACCAGATGTGTTTTGCCAACTATCACAACCATTTCGGTGACATGCGAGTCTTCCTGAACTTTGGGGTGTTCTACGAAGAGGAGGCTGAGACACAAAAGGAGAATGAAATAGATGAAGAGGTTCTAAACAGCACTCTTTCCAACATTAAG GATATTTCAAATAAGATACGGCTCCGAATCCAGCACATGTGGCGCTTCTATAATGTAGCACGGATGCGTAGAGGGGCTGATTACTTCTTACTTCAGTCCAAATCCTACTACGTGAACGTCTGGTCTGTCCTCCAGAGCTTAATCATAATCATGGCTGGATATCTGCAGCTCTTCTTTCTCAAGAGgttcttcaggacagaagaaaGCCAACATCGCTGCTGA
- the LOC132856317 gene encoding mixed lineage kinase domain-like protein: MDIIDPILSIAEKLYCLCSEVKANKKRCKRLSERVSSLVELVKVVKYKGFGKNPDIVQRGLRELKFTLESAEEVVKKYTSSSCLKRIVKIYDLGEEFGSLNERLNDAAQLLLLALQVEQRDKMDRVFKEDKRRKEDEDDRRHDYEELLNLLQSLADEKEKTKVSVDAVHVKVEQTQKDVQDIKGILESLRRPSLHLQDIREIRPEELTYDIPIKPIMKTDSSELFKGEYNKFTVAIKKYAYPVSTSPNQLRSIFNKEVETMKRFESPHILRMFGICVQNENGPNPTYLIVMEFCEKGNLRQVLDGPSKLPWERKIHMCLDAAQGLYRLHQSEEKFKVHGCITSSKFLVGAGYRIKLGGFELAMTETSLKHSNGKKNSSMAYISPQQLENINYPYDKPCEIYSFGIVLWEIATRQIPFKDCTSYRTIHKKVFVEKTMEPLPPDCPSQLLDLINACRSFNAFQRPSAGVLVDKLQKLAQQNEED, translated from the exons ATGGATATCATAGACCCAATCCTGAGCATAGCAGAAAAGTTGTATTGTCTTTGTAGTGAGGTGAAAGCCAACAAGAAGCGCTGTAAGCGTCTGTCTGAGCGTGTGTCCTCACTGGTAGAGCTGGTCAAAGTTGTGAAGTACAAGGGTTTTGGCAAAAATCCAGATATTGTACAGCGAGGCTTGCGAGAACTTAAGTTTACTTTGGAGTCGGCTGAAGAAGTTGTGAAGAAATACACCTCATCCAGCTGCCTGAAACGCATTGTGAAGATATATGATCTTGGAGAGGAGTTTGGGAGCTTAAACGAGCGCCTGAACGATGCGGCACAGCTGCTGTTGCTGGCCCTGCAGGTGGAGCAGAGAGACAAAATGGATAGAGTGTTCAAAGAGGacaagaggagaaaagaggatgAAGATGACAGAAGACACGACTATGAGGAGCTTCTAAATT tgcttcAGTCTTTGGCTGATGAGAAGGAGAAAACTAAAGTGAGTGTGGATGCTGTGCATGTGAAAGTCGAACAAACTCAGAAAGACGTTCAGGACATTAAAGGCATACTGGAATCAT TGAGAAGACCCAGCCTTCATTTGCAGGACATTAGAGAGATCAGACCTGAGGAGCTGACCTATGACATTCCCATTAAGCCAATCATGAAGACTGACAGTTCTGAATTGTTCAAAGGAGAGTATAACAAGTTCACTGTCGCTATCAAGAAATATGCATATCCAGTGAGCACCAGCCCAAA TCAACTGAGGAGCATTTTTAACAAGGAAGTCGAGACTATGAAACGTTTCGAGTCACCCCACATATTGAGGATGTTTGGGATCTGCGTTCAGAATGAGAATG GGCCAAATCCAACCTACCTTATAGTAATGGAGTTCTGTGAAAAGGGCAATCTGAGGCAAGTGCTTGACGGTCCCAGCAAACTACCCTGGGAGAGAAAAATTCACATGTGTCTAGATGCAGCACAAGGACTATACAG ACTGCATCAGTCAGAGGAGAAGTTTAAGGTGCATGGCTGCATCACTAGCAGCAAGTTTCTAGTGGGAGCTGGCTACAGAATAAAG CTTGGTGGATTTGAGTTGGCAATGACAGAAACATCCCTAAAGCATAGTAATGGGAAGAAGAACAGCTCGATGGCGTACATTTCTCCACAACAACTAGAAAACATAAACTATCCTTATGACAAACCCTGTGAGATCTACAG TTTCGGCATTGTCCTGTGGGAGATAGCAACACGGCAAATCCCCTTTAAAG ATTGCACCTCTTATCGTACCATCCATAAGAAGGTGTTTGTGGAGAAGACGATGGAGCCGCTGCCACCTGATTGTCCCAGTCAGCTCCTGGACCTGATTAACGCCTGCCGTTCGTTTAATGCGTTCCAGAGGCCTTCTGCTGGAG TGTTGGTGGACAAGCTGCAGAAACTAGCACAGCAGAATGAAGAGGACTAA